The Parambassis ranga chromosome 1, fParRan2.1, whole genome shotgun sequence genome includes a region encoding these proteins:
- the mgat3b gene encoding beta-1,4-mannosyl-glycoprotein 4-beta-N-acetylglucosaminyltransferase isoform X2 gives MSWLKGTRVSLTLQKAPTRCLRLLCLMKMRRHRVFLLCTVGLCVISFLHYYKALHYVSLLRELSAPYPNIKSFIMVTGFFWREKGVASTPLSPASPEEAPPLPVLRQSDTKGRGIAGPAGVGIEGGLGLGIGGVMVGGPGIGGHAGQIVRQREEPAPPHPWEKPVENKPEDTQNERAEDPLKPQDPIHPAKPGGPGHPEEPLKRKEHEHKMVFPQDKLPDPIESMGDLHTRTYQLQDDKTSYFSRTKAGAYCFKQGTEVATPKEYSAKSGVAVANGGTEVGRVGAAGQRKTLELQQQPSGAPKAKTRTRGNGKRLVKCVCRPGWHGPYCGVPTMVYHSNLPTKERLTPRETPRRVINAININHEFDLLHTRFHELAQAVDLFLICESNFTAYGERRPLSFLRLLLNGTYDYIRHKILYVFLDHFPEGGRQDGWIADDYLRTFLTRNGISRVVGARSDDVFVINDADEIPAHEGLLFLKLFDGWTEPFAFHMRKSLYGFFWKQFGSLEVMAGCTLGMLREVYDGDGIRLRRREYYTMPGFRKYENDTGHILVQWSVGSPFHFAGWHCSWCFTPEGIHFKLVSAQNGDFPRWGDYEDKRDLNYIRDLIRTGGWFDGSVHEYPPADPKEHMYAPKYMMEHYDRYHYLLENPYVKVSRQNEG, from the exons ATGTCTTGGCTTAAAGGTACCAGGGTATCCCTGACTCTGCAGAAAGCACCAACACGATGCCTCCGGTTACTGTGTTT GATGAAAATGCGGCGGCACAGGGTGTTCTTGCTGTGCACGGTGGGTCTGTGCGTCATCTCCTTCCTCCACTACTACAAGGCCCTACATTACGTCTCCCTGCTGCGCGAACTCTCCGCTCCATACCCCAACATCAAGTCCTTCATCATGGTAACCGGGTTCTTCTGGAGGGAGAAAGGTGTGGCCAGCACCCCACTCAGCCCCGCTTCTCCGGAAGAGGCCCCCCCTCTGCCTGTTCTCCGCCAATCTGACACAAAAGGCAGAGGCATTGCAGGCCCTGCAGGAGTTGGCATAGAGGGAGGGTTAGGCCTGGGGATTGGGGGGGTCATGGTTGGAGGTCCTGGAATCGGTGGCCATGCAGGGCAAATAgtgaggcagagggaggaacCAGCGCCTCCACATCCGTGGGAAAAACCAGTGGAAAATAAGCCGGAAGACACACAGAATGAG AGAGCTGAAGACCCCCTGAAGCCGCAGGACCCCATCCATCCAGCCAAACCTGGCGGGCCAGGCCACCCAGAAGAACCATTGAAAAGAAAAGAGCATGAGCACAAGATGGTGTTCCCCCAGGATAAGCTGCCAGACCCCATAGAATCCATGGGTGACCTCCATACTCGCACTTACCAGCTACAGGATGACAAAACATCGTACTTTTCCCGCACCAAAGCTGGAGCCTATTGCTTCAAGCAAGGAACGGAGGTGGCAACCCCAAAAGAGTACTCTGCAAAATCAGGGGTTGCGGTGGCTAACGGAGGCACAGAAGTTGGTCGGGTTGGGGCTGCTGGGCAACGGAAAactctggagctccagcagcagccctcTGGAGCTCCAAAGGCCAAAACCAGGACCAGGGGAAATGGGAAGCGGCTGGTCAAGTGTGTTTGTCGGCCGGGTTGGCATGGACCTTATTGCGGCGTTCCCACCATGGTGTACCACTCCAACCTGCCAACGAAGGAGCGACTGACGCCCAGAGAGACCCCACGGAGGGTGATCAATGCCATCAATATTAACCACGAGTTTGACCTGCTCCACACTCGCTTTCATGAGCTCGCCCAGGCCGTGGATCTCTTCCTCATTTGTGAATCAAACTTCACCGCCTATGGAGAGAGGCGCCCTCTGAG TTTCCTGCGGCTCCTCCTCAACGGTACGTATGACTACATACGTCACAAGATCCTGTATGTGTTCCTTGACCACTTCCCAGAGGGGGGTCGGCAGGATGGCTGGATCGCAGACGACTACCTGCGTACCTTCTTGACACGTAACGGCATATCCAGGGTGGTAGGGGCGAGATCAGATGACGTCTTCGTCATCAACGACGCTGATGAAATTCCAGCGCACGAGGGCCTCCTTTTCCTCAAGCTGTTCGATGGCTGGACAGAACCTTTTGCCTTCCACATGCGCAAG TCATTGTATGGTTTTTTCTGGAAGCAGTTTGGGTCTCTCGAAGTGATGGCAGGCTGCACGTTGGGGATGCTACGTGAAGTCTACGACGGCGATGGCATCAGGCTGCGGCGTCGCGAGTATTACACCATGCCTGGATTCCGCAAGTATGAAAACGACACGGGCCACATCCTGGTGCAGTGGTCAGTGGGCAGCCCCTTCCACTTCGCCGGTTGGCACTGCTCCTGGTGCTTCACACCCGAGGGGATCCACTTCAAACTGGTGTCAGCACAGAATGGAGACTTCCCTCGGTGGGGCGACTACGAGGACAAACGCGATCTCAACTACATCCGCGATCTGATCCGGACAGGGGGCTGGTTTGATGGCTCTGTGCACGAATACCCCCCTGCGGACCCCAAAGAACACATGTACGCCCCCAAGTACATGATGGAGCACTATGACAGGTACCACTACCTCCTGGAGAACCCTTACGTCAAAGTGTCCAGACAGAACGAGGGCTAG
- the mgat3b gene encoding beta-1,4-mannosyl-glycoprotein 4-beta-N-acetylglucosaminyltransferase isoform X1, with product MSWLKGTRVSLTLQKAPTRCLRLLCLMKMRRHRVFLLCTVGLCVISFLHYYKALHYVSLLRELSAPYPNIKSFIMVTGFFWREKGVASTPLSPASPEEAPPLPVLRQSDTKGRGIAGPAGVGIEGGLGLGIGGVMVGGPGIGGHAGQIVRQREEPAPPHPWEKPVENKPEDTQNEKRAEDPLKPQDPIHPAKPGGPGHPEEPLKRKEHEHKMVFPQDKLPDPIESMGDLHTRTYQLQDDKTSYFSRTKAGAYCFKQGTEVATPKEYSAKSGVAVANGGTEVGRVGAAGQRKTLELQQQPSGAPKAKTRTRGNGKRLVKCVCRPGWHGPYCGVPTMVYHSNLPTKERLTPRETPRRVINAININHEFDLLHTRFHELAQAVDLFLICESNFTAYGERRPLSFLRLLLNGTYDYIRHKILYVFLDHFPEGGRQDGWIADDYLRTFLTRNGISRVVGARSDDVFVINDADEIPAHEGLLFLKLFDGWTEPFAFHMRKSLYGFFWKQFGSLEVMAGCTLGMLREVYDGDGIRLRRREYYTMPGFRKYENDTGHILVQWSVGSPFHFAGWHCSWCFTPEGIHFKLVSAQNGDFPRWGDYEDKRDLNYIRDLIRTGGWFDGSVHEYPPADPKEHMYAPKYMMEHYDRYHYLLENPYVKVSRQNEG from the exons ATGTCTTGGCTTAAAGGTACCAGGGTATCCCTGACTCTGCAGAAAGCACCAACACGATGCCTCCGGTTACTGTGTTT GATGAAAATGCGGCGGCACAGGGTGTTCTTGCTGTGCACGGTGGGTCTGTGCGTCATCTCCTTCCTCCACTACTACAAGGCCCTACATTACGTCTCCCTGCTGCGCGAACTCTCCGCTCCATACCCCAACATCAAGTCCTTCATCATGGTAACCGGGTTCTTCTGGAGGGAGAAAGGTGTGGCCAGCACCCCACTCAGCCCCGCTTCTCCGGAAGAGGCCCCCCCTCTGCCTGTTCTCCGCCAATCTGACACAAAAGGCAGAGGCATTGCAGGCCCTGCAGGAGTTGGCATAGAGGGAGGGTTAGGCCTGGGGATTGGGGGGGTCATGGTTGGAGGTCCTGGAATCGGTGGCCATGCAGGGCAAATAgtgaggcagagggaggaacCAGCGCCTCCACATCCGTGGGAAAAACCAGTGGAAAATAAGCCGGAAGACACACAGAATGAG AAGAGAGCTGAAGACCCCCTGAAGCCGCAGGACCCCATCCATCCAGCCAAACCTGGCGGGCCAGGCCACCCAGAAGAACCATTGAAAAGAAAAGAGCATGAGCACAAGATGGTGTTCCCCCAGGATAAGCTGCCAGACCCCATAGAATCCATGGGTGACCTCCATACTCGCACTTACCAGCTACAGGATGACAAAACATCGTACTTTTCCCGCACCAAAGCTGGAGCCTATTGCTTCAAGCAAGGAACGGAGGTGGCAACCCCAAAAGAGTACTCTGCAAAATCAGGGGTTGCGGTGGCTAACGGAGGCACAGAAGTTGGTCGGGTTGGGGCTGCTGGGCAACGGAAAactctggagctccagcagcagccctcTGGAGCTCCAAAGGCCAAAACCAGGACCAGGGGAAATGGGAAGCGGCTGGTCAAGTGTGTTTGTCGGCCGGGTTGGCATGGACCTTATTGCGGCGTTCCCACCATGGTGTACCACTCCAACCTGCCAACGAAGGAGCGACTGACGCCCAGAGAGACCCCACGGAGGGTGATCAATGCCATCAATATTAACCACGAGTTTGACCTGCTCCACACTCGCTTTCATGAGCTCGCCCAGGCCGTGGATCTCTTCCTCATTTGTGAATCAAACTTCACCGCCTATGGAGAGAGGCGCCCTCTGAG TTTCCTGCGGCTCCTCCTCAACGGTACGTATGACTACATACGTCACAAGATCCTGTATGTGTTCCTTGACCACTTCCCAGAGGGGGGTCGGCAGGATGGCTGGATCGCAGACGACTACCTGCGTACCTTCTTGACACGTAACGGCATATCCAGGGTGGTAGGGGCGAGATCAGATGACGTCTTCGTCATCAACGACGCTGATGAAATTCCAGCGCACGAGGGCCTCCTTTTCCTCAAGCTGTTCGATGGCTGGACAGAACCTTTTGCCTTCCACATGCGCAAG TCATTGTATGGTTTTTTCTGGAAGCAGTTTGGGTCTCTCGAAGTGATGGCAGGCTGCACGTTGGGGATGCTACGTGAAGTCTACGACGGCGATGGCATCAGGCTGCGGCGTCGCGAGTATTACACCATGCCTGGATTCCGCAAGTATGAAAACGACACGGGCCACATCCTGGTGCAGTGGTCAGTGGGCAGCCCCTTCCACTTCGCCGGTTGGCACTGCTCCTGGTGCTTCACACCCGAGGGGATCCACTTCAAACTGGTGTCAGCACAGAATGGAGACTTCCCTCGGTGGGGCGACTACGAGGACAAACGCGATCTCAACTACATCCGCGATCTGATCCGGACAGGGGGCTGGTTTGATGGCTCTGTGCACGAATACCCCCCTGCGGACCCCAAAGAACACATGTACGCCCCCAAGTACATGATGGAGCACTATGACAGGTACCACTACCTCCTGGAGAACCCTTACGTCAAAGTGTCCAGACAGAACGAGGGCTAG
- the mgat3b gene encoding beta-1,4-mannosyl-glycoprotein 4-beta-N-acetylglucosaminyltransferase isoform X3, which translates to MVHGLFWFLNPRWRSGGSEHGKIRMKMRRHRVFLLCTVGLCVISFLHYYKALHYVSLLRELSAPYPNIKSFIMVTGFFWREKGVASTPLSPASPEEAPPLPVLRQSDTKGRGIAGPAGVGIEGGLGLGIGGVMVGGPGIGGHAGQIVRQREEPAPPHPWEKPVENKPEDTQNEKRAEDPLKPQDPIHPAKPGGPGHPEEPLKRKEHEHKMVFPQDKLPDPIESMGDLHTRTYQLQDDKTSYFSRTKAGAYCFKQGTEVATPKEYSAKSGVAVANGGTEVGRVGAAGQRKTLELQQQPSGAPKAKTRTRGNGKRLVKCVCRPGWHGPYCGVPTMVYHSNLPTKERLTPRETPRRVINAININHEFDLLHTRFHELAQAVDLFLICESNFTAYGERRPLSFLRLLLNGTYDYIRHKILYVFLDHFPEGGRQDGWIADDYLRTFLTRNGISRVVGARSDDVFVINDADEIPAHEGLLFLKLFDGWTEPFAFHMRKSLYGFFWKQFGSLEVMAGCTLGMLREVYDGDGIRLRRREYYTMPGFRKYENDTGHILVQWSVGSPFHFAGWHCSWCFTPEGIHFKLVSAQNGDFPRWGDYEDKRDLNYIRDLIRTGGWFDGSVHEYPPADPKEHMYAPKYMMEHYDRYHYLLENPYVKVSRQNEG; encoded by the exons GATGAAAATGCGGCGGCACAGGGTGTTCTTGCTGTGCACGGTGGGTCTGTGCGTCATCTCCTTCCTCCACTACTACAAGGCCCTACATTACGTCTCCCTGCTGCGCGAACTCTCCGCTCCATACCCCAACATCAAGTCCTTCATCATGGTAACCGGGTTCTTCTGGAGGGAGAAAGGTGTGGCCAGCACCCCACTCAGCCCCGCTTCTCCGGAAGAGGCCCCCCCTCTGCCTGTTCTCCGCCAATCTGACACAAAAGGCAGAGGCATTGCAGGCCCTGCAGGAGTTGGCATAGAGGGAGGGTTAGGCCTGGGGATTGGGGGGGTCATGGTTGGAGGTCCTGGAATCGGTGGCCATGCAGGGCAAATAgtgaggcagagggaggaacCAGCGCCTCCACATCCGTGGGAAAAACCAGTGGAAAATAAGCCGGAAGACACACAGAATGAG AAGAGAGCTGAAGACCCCCTGAAGCCGCAGGACCCCATCCATCCAGCCAAACCTGGCGGGCCAGGCCACCCAGAAGAACCATTGAAAAGAAAAGAGCATGAGCACAAGATGGTGTTCCCCCAGGATAAGCTGCCAGACCCCATAGAATCCATGGGTGACCTCCATACTCGCACTTACCAGCTACAGGATGACAAAACATCGTACTTTTCCCGCACCAAAGCTGGAGCCTATTGCTTCAAGCAAGGAACGGAGGTGGCAACCCCAAAAGAGTACTCTGCAAAATCAGGGGTTGCGGTGGCTAACGGAGGCACAGAAGTTGGTCGGGTTGGGGCTGCTGGGCAACGGAAAactctggagctccagcagcagccctcTGGAGCTCCAAAGGCCAAAACCAGGACCAGGGGAAATGGGAAGCGGCTGGTCAAGTGTGTTTGTCGGCCGGGTTGGCATGGACCTTATTGCGGCGTTCCCACCATGGTGTACCACTCCAACCTGCCAACGAAGGAGCGACTGACGCCCAGAGAGACCCCACGGAGGGTGATCAATGCCATCAATATTAACCACGAGTTTGACCTGCTCCACACTCGCTTTCATGAGCTCGCCCAGGCCGTGGATCTCTTCCTCATTTGTGAATCAAACTTCACCGCCTATGGAGAGAGGCGCCCTCTGAG TTTCCTGCGGCTCCTCCTCAACGGTACGTATGACTACATACGTCACAAGATCCTGTATGTGTTCCTTGACCACTTCCCAGAGGGGGGTCGGCAGGATGGCTGGATCGCAGACGACTACCTGCGTACCTTCTTGACACGTAACGGCATATCCAGGGTGGTAGGGGCGAGATCAGATGACGTCTTCGTCATCAACGACGCTGATGAAATTCCAGCGCACGAGGGCCTCCTTTTCCTCAAGCTGTTCGATGGCTGGACAGAACCTTTTGCCTTCCACATGCGCAAG TCATTGTATGGTTTTTTCTGGAAGCAGTTTGGGTCTCTCGAAGTGATGGCAGGCTGCACGTTGGGGATGCTACGTGAAGTCTACGACGGCGATGGCATCAGGCTGCGGCGTCGCGAGTATTACACCATGCCTGGATTCCGCAAGTATGAAAACGACACGGGCCACATCCTGGTGCAGTGGTCAGTGGGCAGCCCCTTCCACTTCGCCGGTTGGCACTGCTCCTGGTGCTTCACACCCGAGGGGATCCACTTCAAACTGGTGTCAGCACAGAATGGAGACTTCCCTCGGTGGGGCGACTACGAGGACAAACGCGATCTCAACTACATCCGCGATCTGATCCGGACAGGGGGCTGGTTTGATGGCTCTGTGCACGAATACCCCCCTGCGGACCCCAAAGAACACATGTACGCCCCCAAGTACATGATGGAGCACTATGACAGGTACCACTACCTCCTGGAGAACCCTTACGTCAAAGTGTCCAGACAGAACGAGGGCTAG
- the mgat3b gene encoding beta-1,4-mannosyl-glycoprotein 4-beta-N-acetylglucosaminyltransferase isoform X4 yields MKMRRHRVFLLCTVGLCVISFLHYYKALHYVSLLRELSAPYPNIKSFIMVTGFFWREKGVASTPLSPASPEEAPPLPVLRQSDTKGRGIAGPAGVGIEGGLGLGIGGVMVGGPGIGGHAGQIVRQREEPAPPHPWEKPVENKPEDTQNEKRAEDPLKPQDPIHPAKPGGPGHPEEPLKRKEHEHKMVFPQDKLPDPIESMGDLHTRTYQLQDDKTSYFSRTKAGAYCFKQGTEVATPKEYSAKSGVAVANGGTEVGRVGAAGQRKTLELQQQPSGAPKAKTRTRGNGKRLVKCVCRPGWHGPYCGVPTMVYHSNLPTKERLTPRETPRRVINAININHEFDLLHTRFHELAQAVDLFLICESNFTAYGERRPLSFLRLLLNGTYDYIRHKILYVFLDHFPEGGRQDGWIADDYLRTFLTRNGISRVVGARSDDVFVINDADEIPAHEGLLFLKLFDGWTEPFAFHMRKSLYGFFWKQFGSLEVMAGCTLGMLREVYDGDGIRLRRREYYTMPGFRKYENDTGHILVQWSVGSPFHFAGWHCSWCFTPEGIHFKLVSAQNGDFPRWGDYEDKRDLNYIRDLIRTGGWFDGSVHEYPPADPKEHMYAPKYMMEHYDRYHYLLENPYVKVSRQNEG; encoded by the exons ATGAAAATGCGGCGGCACAGGGTGTTCTTGCTGTGCACGGTGGGTCTGTGCGTCATCTCCTTCCTCCACTACTACAAGGCCCTACATTACGTCTCCCTGCTGCGCGAACTCTCCGCTCCATACCCCAACATCAAGTCCTTCATCATGGTAACCGGGTTCTTCTGGAGGGAGAAAGGTGTGGCCAGCACCCCACTCAGCCCCGCTTCTCCGGAAGAGGCCCCCCCTCTGCCTGTTCTCCGCCAATCTGACACAAAAGGCAGAGGCATTGCAGGCCCTGCAGGAGTTGGCATAGAGGGAGGGTTAGGCCTGGGGATTGGGGGGGTCATGGTTGGAGGTCCTGGAATCGGTGGCCATGCAGGGCAAATAgtgaggcagagggaggaacCAGCGCCTCCACATCCGTGGGAAAAACCAGTGGAAAATAAGCCGGAAGACACACAGAATGAG AAGAGAGCTGAAGACCCCCTGAAGCCGCAGGACCCCATCCATCCAGCCAAACCTGGCGGGCCAGGCCACCCAGAAGAACCATTGAAAAGAAAAGAGCATGAGCACAAGATGGTGTTCCCCCAGGATAAGCTGCCAGACCCCATAGAATCCATGGGTGACCTCCATACTCGCACTTACCAGCTACAGGATGACAAAACATCGTACTTTTCCCGCACCAAAGCTGGAGCCTATTGCTTCAAGCAAGGAACGGAGGTGGCAACCCCAAAAGAGTACTCTGCAAAATCAGGGGTTGCGGTGGCTAACGGAGGCACAGAAGTTGGTCGGGTTGGGGCTGCTGGGCAACGGAAAactctggagctccagcagcagccctcTGGAGCTCCAAAGGCCAAAACCAGGACCAGGGGAAATGGGAAGCGGCTGGTCAAGTGTGTTTGTCGGCCGGGTTGGCATGGACCTTATTGCGGCGTTCCCACCATGGTGTACCACTCCAACCTGCCAACGAAGGAGCGACTGACGCCCAGAGAGACCCCACGGAGGGTGATCAATGCCATCAATATTAACCACGAGTTTGACCTGCTCCACACTCGCTTTCATGAGCTCGCCCAGGCCGTGGATCTCTTCCTCATTTGTGAATCAAACTTCACCGCCTATGGAGAGAGGCGCCCTCTGAG TTTCCTGCGGCTCCTCCTCAACGGTACGTATGACTACATACGTCACAAGATCCTGTATGTGTTCCTTGACCACTTCCCAGAGGGGGGTCGGCAGGATGGCTGGATCGCAGACGACTACCTGCGTACCTTCTTGACACGTAACGGCATATCCAGGGTGGTAGGGGCGAGATCAGATGACGTCTTCGTCATCAACGACGCTGATGAAATTCCAGCGCACGAGGGCCTCCTTTTCCTCAAGCTGTTCGATGGCTGGACAGAACCTTTTGCCTTCCACATGCGCAAG TCATTGTATGGTTTTTTCTGGAAGCAGTTTGGGTCTCTCGAAGTGATGGCAGGCTGCACGTTGGGGATGCTACGTGAAGTCTACGACGGCGATGGCATCAGGCTGCGGCGTCGCGAGTATTACACCATGCCTGGATTCCGCAAGTATGAAAACGACACGGGCCACATCCTGGTGCAGTGGTCAGTGGGCAGCCCCTTCCACTTCGCCGGTTGGCACTGCTCCTGGTGCTTCACACCCGAGGGGATCCACTTCAAACTGGTGTCAGCACAGAATGGAGACTTCCCTCGGTGGGGCGACTACGAGGACAAACGCGATCTCAACTACATCCGCGATCTGATCCGGACAGGGGGCTGGTTTGATGGCTCTGTGCACGAATACCCCCCTGCGGACCCCAAAGAACACATGTACGCCCCCAAGTACATGATGGAGCACTATGACAGGTACCACTACCTCCTGGAGAACCCTTACGTCAAAGTGTCCAGACAGAACGAGGGCTAG